The proteins below are encoded in one region of Acidimicrobiales bacterium:
- a CDS encoding glycosyltransferase family 4 protein, with protein sequence MRIALIAPPWTPIPPPLYGGIELVVDQMARGLVAAGHDITLFTTGDSTCPVPRAWALPHAEGMRIGMAVPELRHVVHAYEVVSDHDVVHDHTVMGPFYAERYPGLPVVTTIHGPFNDELTDLYRVLAPRVPIVCISHAQHRGAPDVPIARVIHHGLDASAFPFGDGGGDEHGDFLLFLGRMAPDKGAHRAIEVARKAGMRVLVAAKMREPWERAYFDAQVAPLLGPDAVYLGEVPHEHKIELLARARALLFPIRWNEPFGMVMLESMACGTPVLAFPEGAAPEVVEDGKTGFLCDDEAAMVEAIGRIDELSRADCRAAVEGYFSTQRMVADHIELYEEMLRR encoded by the coding sequence ATGCGGATCGCTCTCATCGCCCCTCCCTGGACGCCGATCCCGCCGCCGCTCTACGGGGGGATCGAGCTCGTGGTGGACCAGATGGCGCGCGGCCTGGTGGCCGCGGGGCACGACATCACGCTGTTCACGACCGGCGACTCCACCTGTCCGGTCCCCCGGGCCTGGGCGCTCCCGCACGCCGAGGGGATGCGCATCGGCATGGCCGTCCCGGAGCTGCGCCACGTGGTCCACGCCTACGAGGTGGTCTCGGACCACGACGTCGTCCACGACCACACGGTCATGGGGCCCTTCTACGCCGAGCGCTACCCCGGCCTGCCCGTCGTCACCACGATCCACGGCCCCTTCAACGACGAGCTCACCGACCTCTACCGCGTCCTGGCGCCCCGCGTGCCGATCGTCTGCATCTCGCATGCCCAGCACCGGGGCGCACCGGATGTGCCCATCGCCCGCGTGATCCATCACGGCCTCGACGCCTCGGCATTCCCGTTCGGGGACGGCGGCGGGGACGAGCACGGCGACTTCCTGCTGTTCCTGGGCCGCATGGCGCCCGACAAGGGGGCTCACCGTGCCATCGAGGTGGCCCGCAAGGCGGGCATGCGGGTCCTGGTGGCGGCGAAGATGCGCGAGCCCTGGGAACGCGCCTACTTCGACGCGCAGGTCGCGCCCCTCCTCGGTCCCGATGCCGTCTACCTCGGCGAGGTCCCCCACGAGCACAAGATCGAGCTGCTCGCCCGGGCACGCGCCCTGCTCTTCCCGATCCGGTGGAACGAGCCGTTCGGGATGGTCATGCTCGAGTCCATGGCGTGCGGCACCCCGGTTCTGGCCTTCCCCGAGGGCGCCGCGCCGGAGGTCGTCGAGGACGGCAAGACGGGCTTTCTGTGCGACGACGAGGCGGCCATGGTCGAGGCCATCGGGCGCATCGACGAGCTGTCGCGCGCCGACTGCCGCGCCGCGGTCGAGGGCTACTTCTCCACGCAGCGGATGGTCGCCGACCACATCGAGCTGTACGAGGAGATGCTGCGGCGCTGA
- a CDS encoding phytanoyl-CoA dioxygenase family protein: MATSAVAQGGSDRQTLDEAVFTAHAERVRSDGWSIVENAIATDLADAIYDDLLRLEHDLGIVPADNAFEGRHTTRIYNLLVHGALYERIPVHPNVLPIVEKVLDPGLLISSLSSIAIGADETPQPIHADDQLIPLLKPHPPIICNTMWAITDFTEENGATRLCPGTHLADHSPDLLGHHDTIAAEMPKGSVLVWVGSLWHGGGANTTGERRVGIAMNYCAGYIRQQENQQLGIPLDTVRRFPRRLQELCGFSIYNGLVGHIEKQHPGKLLLGTPQESALVWDYTSSPEG, from the coding sequence GCCGTGTTCACGGCTCACGCCGAGCGGGTCCGATCCGACGGCTGGTCGATCGTCGAGAACGCCATCGCCACCGATCTGGCGGACGCCATCTACGACGACCTGCTGCGCCTCGAGCACGACCTCGGCATCGTGCCGGCGGACAATGCCTTCGAGGGTCGGCACACCACGCGGATCTACAACCTGCTCGTGCACGGCGCCCTCTACGAGAGGATCCCCGTCCACCCGAACGTCCTCCCGATCGTCGAGAAGGTCCTCGACCCCGGGCTCCTCATCTCGTCGTTGTCGTCCATCGCCATCGGCGCGGACGAGACCCCCCAGCCGATCCATGCGGACGACCAGCTCATCCCCCTGCTGAAACCCCACCCGCCCATCATCTGCAACACCATGTGGGCCATCACGGACTTCACCGAGGAGAACGGCGCCACGCGCCTGTGCCCCGGGACCCACCTCGCGGACCACTCCCCCGATCTCCTGGGCCACCACGACACCATCGCCGCGGAGATGCCGAAGGGCAGCGTCCTCGTCTGGGTCGGGAGCCTGTGGCACGGGGGCGGGGCCAACACGACGGGCGAGCGGCGGGTCGGCATCGCCATGAACTACTGCGCGGGCTACATCCGACAGCAGGAGAACCAGCAGCTCGGCATCCCGCTCGACACGGTCCGACGATTCCCGCGCCGGCTCCAGGAGCTCTGCGGCTTCTCGATCTACAACGGCCTCGTCGGGCACATCGAGAAGCAACATCCCGGCAAGCTGCTCCTCGGCACGCCCCAGGAATCCGCCTTGGTCTGGGACTACACCAGCAGCCCTGAGGGCTGA